The Streptomyces sp. RKND-216 genomic sequence CAGCTCGACGGTCAGCTCGTCCGGGGGCAGGTTCTCGGGCACGTCGGCGCGCTTGCCGGGCTGCTGCTCCGGGTCCTCGGAGAGCCGCTCGACGTACGGCCCGTAGCGGCCCACTCGGAGCACGATGCCCTCGCCCACGGGGAAGGAGGAGACGCCCTTGGCGTCGATGGCGCCGAGGTCGGAGACCAGTTCCTTCAGGCCGCCGAGGTGGTCGCCGTCACCGTTCCCGGAGTCGGCGGCAGAGCTCGCCGCTCCGTCACCGGCGCCGTCCTCGCCGAAGTAGAAGCGCCGCAGCCACGGCACCGCCTCGGCGTTGCCGGCGGCGATGCGGTCGAGGTCGTCCTCCATCTTCGCGGTGAAGTCGTAGTCGACCAGGCGGCCGAAGTGCTTCTCCAGCAGTCCCACCACGGCGAAAGAGAGGAAGGAGGGCACCAGCGCGGTGCCCTTCTTGAAGACGTAGCGCCGGTCGAGGATGGTGCTGATGATCGACGCGTACGTCGACGGACGGCCGATCTCCCGTTCCTCCAGCTCCTTGACCAGGGTGGCCTCGGTGTAGCGGGCGGGGGGCTTGGTCGCGTGGCCGTCGGCGGTCAGGTCGTCGGCCGTGAGCGCGTCGCCCTCCTGGACCGGGGGCAGGCGGCGCTCGCGGTCGTCGAGTTCGGCGTTCGGGTCGTCGGCGCCCTCGACGTAGGCCTTGAGGAAGCCGTGGAAGGTGATGACCTTGCCGGTGGCGCTGAACTCGGCGTCCCGTCCGTCCGCGCTGCGTCCGCCGACCTTCACGGTCACGGACTGGCCGACGGCGTCCTTCATCTGGGAGGCGACGGTGCGCTTCCAGATCAGCTCGTACAACTTGAACTGCTCGCCGGTCAGGCCCGTCTCGGCCGGCGTGCGGAAGCGGTCGCCGGACGGGCGGATGGCCTCGTGCGCCTCCTGCGCGTTCTTGACCTTGCCGGCGTAGGTGCGCGGCCGCTCGGGGAGGTAATCGGCGCCGTAGAGCTGCGTGACCTGGGCGCGCGCGGCGGCCACCGCGGTGTCGGAGAGCGTGGTGGAGTCCGTACGCATGTAGGTGATGAAGCCGTTCTCGTACAGCTTCTGCGCCACCTGCATGGTGACCTTCGCACCGAAGCCCAGCTTGCGGCTGGCCTCCTGCTGCAGCGTGGTCGTACGGAACGGCGCGTACGGCGAGCGGCGGTACGGCTTGGACTCGACCGAGCGGACGGAGAAGTCGGTGCGCGCCAGGCCGTCGGCCAGCGCGCGGGCGGCCTGCTCATCGAGCTGGAGCACCTGCGCGGACGCCGAGGCGGTCTTGAGCCGCCCGTCGGCGCCGAAGTCGCGGCCCTGGGCGACGCGACGGCCGTCGACGGCGCTGAGCCGCGCCCCGAAAGTGCCGGGGTCCGAGGAGTCCGCCCCGCCCCCCGCGACGGTGGCGAAGGTGGCCGTCAGGTCCCAGTACTCGGCCGAGTGGAACGCCATGCGCTCGCGCTCCCGCTCCACCACGAGCCGGGTGGCGACCGACTGGACACGGCCAGCCGACAGCCGTGGCATGACCTTCTTCCACAGCACCGGCGAGACCTCGTAGCCGTAGAGGCGGTCGAGGATGCGGCGGGTCTCCTGTGCGTCGACCAGCTTCTGATTCAGGTCGCGCGGGTTGTTGACGGCTTCGCGGATGGCGTCCTTGGTGATCTCGTGGAAGACCATCCGGCGCACCGGGACCTTCGGCTTCAGCACCTCCTGAAGGTGCCAGGCGATGGCCTCGCCCTCGCGGTCCTCATCGGTGGCGAGGAAGAGTTCGTCGGACTCCGCGAGCAGCGATTTGAGCTTCTTGACCTGGTCCTTCTTGTCGCTGTTCACGACGTAGAGCGGCTCGAAATCGTGCTCGACGTTGACTCCGAGGCGCGCCCAGGGCTGCCCCTTGTACTTGGCCGGAACCTCGGCGGCGCCGTTCGGGAGATCACGGATGTGTCCCACGCTGGCCTCGACCACGTAGCCCGGGCCGAGATAGCCCTTGATCGTCTTGGCCTTGGCGGGCGACTCGACGATCACGAGTCGGCGCCCGCCCTTGGTGGTCTCGCTGGTCGGGGACAACTTCGGCTCTTCTCTCCGGTCGGCATCGGTCTCGGTGACGCTTGCGGAGTGTGACGGTACCGCCCGCCCCCGTGTCAAACGGGAAAATGCTCCAGCGCCACTCGAACGGTAACCCGACAACCGGGTTTCCTGCCGCCCTGCCGCGCTCCCGCGCACGGCACCGGCCGCTTCGGGCGAGGGGCCGAGCGGCAGGCGGCGGGCCCGGAGGGCCCCGTCTGCGGATCAGGCCGGGGTCAGCAGGAGGAAGCCCAGCACCACCGAGAGCAGGCCGAATCCGGCGGCGAGCGCGATCGCCGCCACCGGGTGCACACCCTCGGCCACGGGTTGCCGCAGCCGGGTGCGTGTCGAGGTCCACAGGAGCAGCGCGACGCCGAAGACCGCGAGGGCCGTACCGGCGAAGGCTGCGGATCCACTCTCCATGCCGCCCATGGTGCGCACGCTCGCAGCCGCGGGCGACCGTACGACGAACGTCGGATGAACGGCACCGCCCGAACGGTGTGGTCCCGATGGCCCGCATGGCGCACACCCGGACACCGTACGGGCCCCCGGGGCGGCGCGTGCGGGCCGAGCGGCCGCAGGCCGGGGCGCGCGGGTACGGCCCGGGTACGGCCGCGTCAGGGCGCCGGGACCGGCTCCAGGAAGCCCTGTCCGACCAGGAGCCGGATCGCCTCCGGCGTGCGGTCGCGCAAGCGGACCGGGTCCTCGCCGAGCAGCTGGGCGATGGCGTCCAGAATCCGCCCTGCCGGCAGCGACCCGTCGCACACGCCTGCGAACCCGGCCCCGACCGTGTCGACCCGGGTGGCGCGCCGCAGGCCGCGGTTCTGGCGCAGCACCACGTGCTCCGGATCCTCGGCCCCGGGAAACCCCACCTGCTCCTGGACGACCTCGTCGGCCAGCGTGAAGTGGCAGCCGAGCAGGGCGGCGTCGTCGGTGGCGCGCAGGAAGTCCTGCCGCGCGAAGTGGGCGCGCACCACGTCGCCGAGCGGCTGTTCGACCGGATGCGGCCACTCCTCGATGACGACCGACGGTTCCGAGGCGCGGGTGGCGCGCAGGGTGATCCAGCCGAAGCCGACGGCCGTGGTGCCGCGGGCCGCGAACTCGTCCAGCCAGGCGTCGTAGCGGGACTCATACGCCGTCTGCCCCGCAGTGTGGTCGCCGGCGTCGCGGAGCCACAGCTCCGCGTACTGGCTGACGTCCTGCACGTCGCGCTGCAGGATCCACGCGTCGCATCCGGCGGGCACCCAGGACCTCAGCCGGTCGCGCCAATCCTCTCCGTCGCGGTGCTCCCAGTTGGCGAGGAGCTGGAGATGGCCGCCCTCGGCGAGGTGCCCGGCGGCCTGCTGCACGAGGGTGCGGCACAGGTCGTCGCCGCGCATGCCGCCATCCCGGTACTCGAACCGGCTGTCCGGCGAGATGACCAGCGGCGGGTTGGAGACGATCAGGTCGTACGGATCCTCGTCGGCGACAGGCTCCAGCAGCGACCCCTCGCGCAGGTCCGCTTCGGGCGCGCCGGAGAGGGCGAGGGTCAGGCGGGTGAAGGCGAGGGCGCGCGGGTTGACGTCGGTGGCGGTGACCCGGGCGGCGTGGCGGGTCGCGTGCAGTGCCTGGATGCCGGAGCCGGTGCCCAGGTCCAGGGCACGCGCGACGGGCGTACGGACGGTCAGCCCCGCCAGCGTGGTGGACGCGCCACCCACACCGAGGACCACGTCCTCGTACTGGCCGGCGATGCCGGACGCGCCGCCCACGGCGCAGCCGAGGTCGGAGACGATCCACCAGTCCTCGCCGTCCGGACCGCCGTACGGGCGGATGTCGACGGCGGCGCGCACCGCGGGGCCCCCGGGCGGCGCCGCGGACGGGTCGGTGCGGACCAGCCAGCCGTCGTTCAGCGCCGCGTCGAGGGGCAGCGCCCCGCGGGCCTGCTCCTCGGGGACGGGCCGCTGGAGCAGGAACAGCCGGATGAGGGTCTCCAGGGGGCCTTCCGCGCGTAGGGCGCGGCGGGCGGGAACGGTCTCGTTGCGGGCGAGCGCCGCGTACGCGGAGGCACCCAGCAGTTCCAGCAGTCCGTCCGGGGTGAACCGGGCGGCGAGCAGCGCCTCGCGGATCCGTTCGGCGGAGTCGGGCGCGGGGACGGGGGCGGGGCCGGCGGACCCTTCAGAGTTGACCACGGCGTCCATTGTGACGCCCGGGTCCGCCGGTGAGCAGCCCCCGGCGGACCCGGGCGGGCAGCGGTCGCGGATCAGGTGGTCGGCGTGCTGCCCGGGGAGGCCTTGCGGCAGCCCTCCTGCTCCGACATGGCCTGACCGAGTTCGCCGGACTGGAGCTTCTGCAGCGACTTGTCGCCGCTCTCGCCGAGGCGGCCCAGCTCCTGCGCCAGCCCCTTGAGGCCCTCGGCGAACTCGGACTGGTCGCCGGTGTCCAGCTCGTCCACGGTCTTCTTGAGGCCGGCGTAGGACTTGGACAGGCCCTTGAGCTCGTCGACCGCGTTCGTCTCGAGCTTCTCGCCGTTCTCGACCGGTGGGATGCCGGCGTCGTCGACGGCGTCCGCCAGGGCCTTGTACGCCTCGGAGATGTCCTGGAAGGCCGCCGAGTCGATCTTCTGGACCTCTTCGGGGGACTTCTTCTGCTGCGAAGCCTCGTTGATCGACTTGTTGGCCTGCTGGATCTTGTCCACCTGCGGCTTGACCTTGTCGCAGACCTTCTTGGCCCACGCCGCGGTGTCCGCGCCGTCATCGCCGCAGCCGGTCAGCGTGAGGACGAGTGCCGCACCTCCGGTCAGTGCGGCCGCGAGCTTCTTGTTCACCGATCGGTCCCTTCGTGGCTCTTCCGGCCCGGAACTTACACGCCAAGACGGCATCCGTGACGAGCCGGGCAACCGCTCTGTCACTGATTGAGCCGTTTGCCACAGCGCGTGCAGCGCCGCCTCCGATGTTTCCGTGCACGACGAGGCGGGCGGACGGGAGCTCAAGAGCCCTCGCCCGCCCGCCTGTTGGAGCAGGTCAGCCGCTCGCTGTCAGGTGTCGGTCAGGAAGTGGCGACCGCGTCCTGCGACTTCGCGGTGCGCTCGTTGTTGCCTTCCTCACCCATCGCGATACCGCGGCGCTTGGAGACGTACACCGCACCCACGATGACGAGCGCGGAGATCAACGCGATCACCACGCGCATGCCGACGCTCTTGTCCTCGCCGTAGCTGAGCTGCACCACAGCCGGACCGATCAGCAGCGCCACCAGGTTCATGACCTTCAGCAGCGGGTTGATCGCCGGGCCCGCGGTGTCCTTGAACGGGTCACCGACAGTGTCGCCGATCACGGTCGCCTCATGGGCCTCACTGCCCTTGCCGCCGTGATGACCGTCCTCCACCAGCTTCTTGGCGTTGTCCCAGGCACCGCCCGAGTTCGCCAGGAAGACCGCCATCAGCGTGCCCGCGCCGATCGCGCCCGCCAGGAACGCGGCCAGCGCCCCGACGCCGAGCGTGAAACCGACGACGATGGGCGCGAACACGGCGAGCAGGCCCGGGGTGGTCAGCTCGCGCAGCGCGTCCTTGGTGCAGATGTCGACGACCCGGCCGTACTCGGGCTTCTCGGTGTAGTCCATGATTCCGGGCTTCTCCCGGAACTGACGCCGCACCTCGTAGACCACCGACCCGGCGGAACGGGACACGGCGCTGATGGCGAGGCCCGAGAAGAGGAAGACGACGCTCGCACCGAGCATCAGGCCGACCAGCGTGCTGGGCTGCGCGATGTCGAGCACGGTCAGCATCTCCCCGGCGCCCTCGCCGGCCTCGGCGAGGGCCGAGGACAGTTCGGTGCGGTACGAGCCGAACAGCGCGGCCGCGGCGAGGACCGCGGTCGCGATGGCGATGCCCTTGGTGATCGCCTTGGTGGTGTTGCCCACCGCGTCCAGGTCGGTGAGGACCTGGGCGCCGGCGCCCTCCACGTCGCCGGACATCTCGGCGATGCCCTGCGCGTTGTCGGAGACCGGGCCGAAGGTGTCCATGGCGACGATCACGCCGACCGTGGTGAGCAGGCCGGTGCCCGCCAGCGCGACGGCGAACAGCGCCAGCAGCAGCACGCCGCCGCCGAGCAGGAACGCCCCGTAGACGCTGAGGGCGATGAGCAGCGCGGTGTAGACGGCCGACTCCAGACCGAGCGAAATGCCGGACAGCACGACGGTCGCCGGGCCGGTGAGCGAGGTCCGTCCGATGTCGCGCACCGGTTTCCGGCTGGTCTCGGTGAAGTAGCCGGTGAGCTGCTGGATCACCGCGGCCAGCACGATGCCGATGGCGACCGCGACGATCGCCAGGACCTGCGGGTTGCCCTCGTGGCCCTGGATGGCGGCCGGGACGTTGTCCAGGTCCGCGTAGCTGGAAGGCAGGTACAGGACCGCGGCCACGGCCACCAGTACCAGGGAGATCACGGCCGAGATGAAGAAGCCGCGGTTGATGGCCGTCATCCCGCTGCGGTCACTGCGGCGCGGGGCGACGGTGAAGACGCCGATCACCGCGGTGATCACACCGATGGCGGGAACCAGCAGCGGGAACGCCAGGCCGGCGTCGCCGAAGACCGCCGTGCCCAGGATGAGCGCGGCGACCAGGGTGACGGCGTAGGACTCGAACAGGTCCGCGGCCATGCCGGCGCAGTCGCCCACGTTGTCGCCGACGTTGTCCGCGATGGTGGCGGCGTTGCGCGGGTCGTCCTCGGGAATGCCCTGCTCGACCTTGCCCACGAGGTCGGCACCGACGTCGGCGGCCTTGGTGAAGATGCCGCCGCCGACTCGCATGAACATGGCGATCAGCGCGGCGCCGAGGCCGAAGCCCTCCAGCACCTTCGGCGCGTCGGCCGCATAGACGAGGACGACGACCGCGGCACCGAGCAGGCCGAGGCCGACGGTGAACATGCCGACCACACCACCCGTGCGGAAGGCGATCTTCGTGGCCTTGTGGGCGACGGCGGTGAGATCGACAGAACCCGACTTCGCGTCCTCGCCCTCGGGCGTCGCCTCACGGGCCGCAGCGGCCACGCGCACATTGCTGCGCACCGCCAGCCACATGCCGATGTATCCGGTGGCGGCCGAGAAACCGGCTCCCACGAGGAAGAACAACGATCGGCCGATGCGTTGCGCCATATCGTCCGCGGGCAACAACATCAGCAGGAAGAACACCACCACGGCGAAAACGCCGAGGGTGCGCAGCTGCCGCGCGAGATAGGCGTTGGCGCCCTCCTGCACCGCGGCGGCGATCTTCTTCATGCTCTCGGTGCCTTCACCGGCGGCGAGAACCTGTTTGACGAGCACCACCGCCACGCCGAGTGCGGCCAGGGCGACGAGCGCGATCACGATCACGAGACTGCGGTTGCCCGCGGTCAGCACGGCATCGGCGAGCTGCTGATGCTGGTGGGTCTGGAGAGGGGTGAGATGCCCCGCCATTCGTCCTCCTTGACGTTTGGCACATGGGCGCGCGCAAGCACGCTCAGGCGTCCTGCAGCAAAGATGTGGACGGATTCTAGGGAGCTGATCCGCTTCCAAACAGAGTGCGAGACCAGGAATTCGCCGTCAACAGCGAAGATCGAATGAAAGGGGCGCGAAATTTCGCCCGCGCGAGGGACCCGGGCGAATTGACCGGCGGCAGAAAATGATCTCCGCCGATGATCACAAAGGTCTTTACATTCTTCAGAGTAATGACATGTGAAAGATCACAAGAAAGGCCCGGCGCCGCGGTTTACGGCCAGGTAGACGTCCTGAGCCGTTACGCATGGGCGGCGGTGCCCGACAGCCGTGTGGCGGGCGGGATCGGCGCCCCAGCGGCGACGGGGAAACCGGGGCGGCGGACCCGCAGGCACCGTCCGCGGGCGTCGGCCCTCCGCGGACGGGTCGGCCGACGCCAGCGCATCCGAAGCCGGTCGGGCTCCGGTCAGGCCGGCCGGGTCAGGGGGCGGCGGGCGTGGGGGGTACCGCCGTGGCGGGCCAGCTCATGCGAATGGTGCCACCGGTGTCGTCGGCGGTGATTTCCACGTCGTCGACGAGACCGCTGATGACCGCGAGGCCCATGTCCCCCTCGGCCTCGTCCTCCTCCGTGGCCGGGCCCGGGATCTCGTCGCGGGCGCCCGGGACCAGGGCACCCCCCCGGCCCGGCGCGTCGTCGCCGACCTCGATCGAGAACTTCTTCTCGTCCTCGATCAGCGCGACCCTGACCGGGCTGCCGACGCCGTTGCTCATGTGCAGGCCGACAGCACGAGTGCACGCCTCACCCACGGCGAGCCGCACCTCGTCGAGCACGGTCTCGTCGACCCCGGCGCGCCGCGCGACGGCGGCGGCCACCAGACGCGCTGTCCGCACATGCTCGGGGAGCGCGCTGAAGCGGAGTTCGACGGTGGCCATGCCATCCCTCTCGGTCGACAGGTGTGCATTCACGGGCACCGCGGCTGCCCGTCGGCAGCGCGCGGGACCCCGTCATCCGACGGTCCGGGCCGTGCGCGGCGGACGCACGGCCGGACGGGGCGTGATGGGTGTCAGTCGGTGGCCGCGACGGCCTCGTCGACCGATCCGTGGATCGGGAACACCTTGGTCAGGCCCGTGATACGGAAGATCTTGAGAATGCGCTCCTGGTTGCAGACCAGGCGCAGCGAGCCCTCGTGGGCGCGCACCCGCTTCAGTCCGCCGACGAGCACACCGAGACCGGTGGAGTCGAGAAAGTCCACGCCCTCCATGTCCACAACGAGGTGGTAACTGCCGTCGTTCACGAGTTCGACGAGCTGCTCGCGCAGCTTGGGCGCGGTGTATACATCAATCTCGCCACCGACCTCGACGATCGTGCGATCGCCAACAGTACGGGTCGACAGAGACAGGTCCACTGATCCTCCAGCACCTTGCTATCGAGCGGTCCGCCCCCGGGAAACCCCGTGTGGAGAGCCCCGTCCTGGCACCCCGCCGTGGCGGAGCGGCGCAGGGGACGGATCGGCAGCCGCAGAAGCATTCAATCACTTACCGCCAGCCGTGCACGACGGCTTGCGTCCATTGTCCGTCGTGCCAGTGACACACTCGGTGCCGATGGCCAACACTCACCACCCGCAGACGGTGCTCGGCAGGCTTGCCGCCGGGGCGGACCGGGCCGCGCGCGTCACTCATACGGAGCATGTGCCCCCGCGGCCGGGGCGTCATGCAGACTGGCCTGCTCGCATCCGTGCGGAAGTGGTGGAGTGCGTGCGGCTCACCGGTATCGACCGCCTCTGGGAACACCAGGCTCAGGTGGCTTCCCTCGCCCTCGACGGGACGTCCACGGTGGTGTCGACGGGCACCGCCTCCGGCAAGTCGCTGGCCTATCTGATCCCCACCCTCAGCGCCCTGGTCGAAGGCGCCGAGGCACCGAACGGCCGGGGCGCGACTGCGCTCTACCTCGCCCCCACCAAGGCGCTGGCGGCCGACCAGCGCCGCAAGGCGGCCGCGCTCGCCACGCCGCTCGGCGACGCCGTGCGGGCCGCCGTACACGACGGGGACACCGGACCGGAAGAGCGCGAGTGGGCCCGGCTGTACGCGAACTACCTCCTCACCAACCCCGACATGCTGCACCGGGGGATCCTCCCCCAACACTCCCGCTGGTCCTCCTTCCTCCGCGCGCTGCGCTACGTGGTCGTCGACGAATGCCACACCTACCGGGGCGTGTTCGGCTCGCACGT encodes the following:
- a CDS encoding sodium-translocating pyrophosphatase, giving the protein MAGHLTPLQTHQHQQLADAVLTAGNRSLVIVIALVALAALGVAVVLVKQVLAAGEGTESMKKIAAAVQEGANAYLARQLRTLGVFAVVVFFLLMLLPADDMAQRIGRSLFFLVGAGFSAATGYIGMWLAVRSNVRVAAAAREATPEGEDAKSGSVDLTAVAHKATKIAFRTGGVVGMFTVGLGLLGAAVVVLVYAADAPKVLEGFGLGAALIAMFMRVGGGIFTKAADVGADLVGKVEQGIPEDDPRNAATIADNVGDNVGDCAGMAADLFESYAVTLVAALILGTAVFGDAGLAFPLLVPAIGVITAVIGVFTVAPRRSDRSGMTAINRGFFISAVISLVLVAVAAVLYLPSSYADLDNVPAAIQGHEGNPQVLAIVAVAIGIVLAAVIQQLTGYFTETSRKPVRDIGRTSLTGPATVVLSGISLGLESAVYTALLIALSVYGAFLLGGGVLLLALFAVALAGTGLLTTVGVIVAMDTFGPVSDNAQGIAEMSGDVEGAGAQVLTDLDAVGNTTKAITKGIAIATAVLAAAALFGSYRTELSSALAEAGEGAGEMLTVLDIAQPSTLVGLMLGASVVFLFSGLAISAVSRSAGSVVYEVRRQFREKPGIMDYTEKPEYGRVVDICTKDALRELTTPGLLAVFAPIVVGFTLGVGALAAFLAGAIGAGTLMAVFLANSGGAWDNAKKLVEDGHHGGKGSEAHEATVIGDTVGDPFKDTAGPAINPLLKVMNLVALLIGPAVVQLSYGEDKSVGMRVVIALISALVIVGAVYVSKRRGIAMGEEGNNERTAKSQDAVATS
- a CDS encoding class I SAM-dependent methyltransferase, giving the protein MVNSEGSAGPAPVPAPDSAERIREALLAARFTPDGLLELLGASAYAALARNETVPARRALRAEGPLETLIRLFLLQRPVPEEQARGALPLDAALNDGWLVRTDPSAAPPGGPAVRAAVDIRPYGGPDGEDWWIVSDLGCAVGGASGIAGQYEDVVLGVGGASTTLAGLTVRTPVARALDLGTGSGIQALHATRHAARVTATDVNPRALAFTRLTLALSGAPEADLREGSLLEPVADEDPYDLIVSNPPLVISPDSRFEYRDGGMRGDDLCRTLVQQAAGHLAEGGHLQLLANWEHRDGEDWRDRLRSWVPAGCDAWILQRDVQDVSQYAELWLRDAGDHTAGQTAYESRYDAWLDEFAARGTTAVGFGWITLRATRASEPSVVIEEWPHPVEQPLGDVVRAHFARQDFLRATDDAALLGCHFTLADEVVQEQVGFPGAEDPEHVVLRQNRGLRRATRVDTVGAGFAGVCDGSLPAGRILDAIAQLLGEDPVRLRDRTPEAIRLLVGQGFLEPVPAP
- the topA gene encoding type I DNA topoisomerase, with product MSPTSETTKGGRRLVIVESPAKAKTIKGYLGPGYVVEASVGHIRDLPNGAAEVPAKYKGQPWARLGVNVEHDFEPLYVVNSDKKDQVKKLKSLLAESDELFLATDEDREGEAIAWHLQEVLKPKVPVRRMVFHEITKDAIREAVNNPRDLNQKLVDAQETRRILDRLYGYEVSPVLWKKVMPRLSAGRVQSVATRLVVERERERMAFHSAEYWDLTATFATVAGGGADSSDPGTFGARLSAVDGRRVAQGRDFGADGRLKTASASAQVLQLDEQAARALADGLARTDFSVRSVESKPYRRSPYAPFRTTTLQQEASRKLGFGAKVTMQVAQKLYENGFITYMRTDSTTLSDTAVAAARAQVTQLYGADYLPERPRTYAGKVKNAQEAHEAIRPSGDRFRTPAETGLTGEQFKLYELIWKRTVASQMKDAVGQSVTVKVGGRSADGRDAEFSATGKVITFHGFLKAYVEGADDPNAELDDRERRLPPVQEGDALTADDLTADGHATKPPARYTEATLVKELEEREIGRPSTYASIISTILDRRYVFKKGTALVPSFLSFAVVGLLEKHFGRLVDYDFTAKMEDDLDRIAAGNAEAVPWLRRFYFGEDGAGDGAASSAADSGNGDGDHLGGLKELVSDLGAIDAKGVSSFPVGEGIVLRVGRYGPYVERLSEDPEQQPGKRADVPENLPPDELTVELAEELLAKPSGDFELGEDPETGRPVVARDGRYGPYVTEVLPEGTPKSGKNAVKPRTASLLKSMSLETVTLEQALRLLSLPRVVGEDPESGEAITAQNGRYGPYMRKGTDSRSLESEEQIFSITLDEALAIYAQPKQRGRAAAKPPLKELGTDPTTERPVVVKDGRFGPYVTDGETNATLRTTDDVATITPERGYELLAEKRAKGPAKKKSTAKKTTAKKSTAKKSTAKKSTAKKTTAKKTAAKKSTAKKTTAKKAAATESTAGK
- a CDS encoding ATP-binding protein, whose protein sequence is MATVELRFSALPEHVRTARLVAAAVARRAGVDETVLDEVRLAVGEACTRAVGLHMSNGVGSPVRVALIEDEKKFSIEVGDDAPGRGGALVPGARDEIPGPATEEDEAEGDMGLAVISGLVDDVEITADDTGGTIRMSWPATAVPPTPAAP
- the bldG gene encoding anti-sigma factor antagonist BldG — translated: MDLSLSTRTVGDRTIVEVGGEIDVYTAPKLREQLVELVNDGSYHLVVDMEGVDFLDSTGLGVLVGGLKRVRAHEGSLRLVCNQERILKIFRITGLTKVFPIHGSVDEAVAATD
- a CDS encoding small secreted protein; its protein translation is MNKKLAAALTGGAALVLTLTGCGDDGADTAAWAKKVCDKVKPQVDKIQQANKSINEASQQKKSPEEVQKIDSAAFQDISEAYKALADAVDDAGIPPVENGEKLETNAVDELKGLSKSYAGLKKTVDELDTGDQSEFAEGLKGLAQELGRLGESGDKSLQKLQSGELGQAMSEQEGCRKASPGSTPTT